A window of Ignavibacterium sp. contains these coding sequences:
- the greA gene encoding transcription elongation factor GreA encodes MNGQNFVYLTRERLLELEKELQDMKNNGRKEIARKIAEARAHGDLSENAEYDAAKEEQGLFELRIAKLEDILSRARVIDTSKMPNDEVHILSVVKIKNLKTNKIFEYTLVSPEEADFQAGKISITSPVGQGLMGAKIGQKVTIKAPAGNMEFEILEIK; translated from the coding sequence ATGAACGGACAAAACTTTGTTTATCTTACAAGAGAAAGATTACTCGAACTTGAAAAAGAACTTCAGGATATGAAGAATAATGGGCGTAAAGAAATTGCCCGAAAAATTGCCGAAGCCAGAGCACACGGCGACCTATCAGAAAATGCTGAGTATGATGCTGCAAAAGAAGAACAAGGATTATTTGAATTAAGAATTGCAAAGCTTGAAGATATTCTTTCACGGGCAAGAGTTATAGATACTTCCAAAATGCCTAATGATGAAGTTCACATTCTATCTGTAGTAAAAATTAAAAATCTCAAAACAAACAAAATTTTTGAATATACATTAGTCTCACCTGAAGAGGCTGATTTTCAGGCAGGAAAAATTTCTATTACATCACCCGTTGGTCAGGGATTGATGGGCGCAAAGATTGGACAGAAGGTAACAATTAAAGCACCTGCCGGAAATATGGAATTCGAAATACTTGAAATAAAATAA
- the ftsH gene encoding ATP-dependent zinc metalloprotease FtsH: MDNKFRKFYNGDDDNKSNFRKNNNNSNKPDDNFDWSKIIRMVFGWGAVIVAAVIIMQLFRTGAENYTEISFGEYEKLLSQPGKIVSAKVSKKDINDYYFNAELNTETTVKVGTRNFPTKAISVYIPEPIIKEQEAKWRELGIQYTFEKDSTEWLNIIIGFLPWILIIAIWIVIMRRMQGQGGGTRGIFSFGKSKAKLITPSNKRVTFKDVAGADEAKLELQEIIEFLKEPSKFQKLGGKIPRGVLLLGPPGTGKTLLARAVAGEAGVPFFSISGADFVEMFVGVGASRVRDLFDQGKRHAPCIIFIDEIDAVGRHRGAGLGGGHDEREQTLNQLLVEMDGFEQNSGVIIIAATNRPDVLDPALLRPGRFDRQVVVDRPDVKGREGILKVHTRNIPLGDDVDLEVLAKGTPGLAGAELANLVNEAALLAARKNKKKVEMSDFEEAKDKVMMGMERKSLIISEEEKKTTAYHEIGHVLVAKKLPEADPVHKVTIIPRGRALGVTSYLPIDEKHTYSKEYLEAMITYALGGRAAEKLIFNHFTTGAGNDIEKATNIARKMVCEWGMSERLGPLAYGAKEEEIFLGREIQRHKDYSEKTAQEIDDEVRTIIRNAEQRAENILKENIELLHKLSKELLEREILDGDEIDAIIKGQELPPVKKPEKSNGEEDIPDHVKKLMEQRNKKETAPKDESN; encoded by the coding sequence ATGGATAACAAGTTCAGAAAATTTTACAACGGAGATGATGATAACAAATCTAATTTCCGTAAGAATAATAATAACTCAAATAAACCGGATGATAATTTTGACTGGTCTAAAATTATCAGAATGGTTTTTGGTTGGGGCGCTGTAATCGTTGCTGCAGTAATTATTATGCAGCTTTTCAGAACCGGCGCTGAAAACTATACTGAAATTTCATTCGGTGAATATGAAAAGTTACTTAGCCAGCCAGGCAAAATTGTATCAGCAAAGGTTTCTAAAAAGGATATCAACGATTATTACTTTAACGCTGAGTTGAATACAGAGACAACAGTTAAAGTTGGTACAAGAAATTTTCCCACCAAAGCTATTTCAGTTTACATTCCTGAGCCAATCATTAAGGAACAGGAAGCCAAATGGAGAGAACTCGGAATTCAGTACACTTTTGAAAAAGATTCAACTGAATGGCTTAACATCATTATAGGATTCTTACCATGGATTCTTATCATAGCAATATGGATTGTTATAATGCGAAGAATGCAAGGGCAAGGTGGAGGAACCAGAGGAATTTTTTCGTTTGGAAAAAGCAAAGCAAAGCTTATCACTCCTTCTAATAAAAGAGTTACCTTTAAAGATGTAGCAGGTGCAGACGAAGCAAAACTCGAACTTCAGGAAATTATTGAGTTCCTGAAAGAACCAAGTAAGTTTCAAAAACTTGGTGGAAAAATTCCAAGAGGAGTTTTGTTGTTAGGACCTCCGGGAACAGGAAAAACATTATTAGCACGAGCAGTTGCTGGTGAAGCTGGTGTTCCGTTTTTCTCAATCTCTGGTGCTGACTTCGTGGAGATGTTTGTTGGTGTTGGAGCTAGTCGTGTAAGAGACTTATTCGATCAGGGAAAACGACATGCACCTTGCATAATTTTTATTGATGAAATTGATGCAGTTGGAAGACATCGTGGTGCCGGACTTGGTGGCGGACACGATGAAAGAGAACAAACTCTTAATCAGCTTTTGGTTGAGATGGATGGATTTGAACAGAACAGCGGTGTAATTATCATCGCTGCAACAAATCGCCCTGATGTTCTTGATCCTGCATTACTTCGTCCGGGACGATTTGACAGACAAGTTGTCGTTGACCGTCCTGATGTTAAAGGTCGTGAAGGAATTCTAAAAGTTCACACACGAAACATTCCTTTAGGTGATGATGTTGATCTTGAAGTTCTTGCAAAAGGAACACCTGGTTTAGCTGGTGCTGAACTTGCAAATCTTGTTAATGAAGCAGCACTTCTTGCCGCTAGAAAAAATAAGAAGAAAGTTGAAATGAGTGATTTTGAAGAAGCAAAAGATAAAGTTATGATGGGAATGGAAAGAAAGAGTTTGATTATTTCTGAAGAAGAGAAGAAAACAACAGCTTATCATGAAATAGGACATGTTCTTGTTGCAAAAAAATTACCTGAAGCTGATCCGGTTCACAAGGTAACAATTATTCCAAGAGGAAGAGCGCTTGGTGTTACGAGTTATCTTCCTATCGATGAAAAACATACTTATTCCAAAGAATATCTTGAAGCTATGATTACCTATGCACTTGGTGGTCGTGCTGCAGAAAAACTTATCTTCAACCATTTCACAACAGGCGCTGGCAATGATATCGAAAAAGCAACAAACATTGCCCGCAAAATGGTTTGTGAATGGGGAATGAGTGAAAGACTTGGTCCGCTTGCTTATGGTGCAAAAGAAGAAGAAATATTTTTAGGAAGAGAAATTCAGCGTCATAAAGATTACAGTGAAAAGACTGCTCAGGAAATTGATGACGAAGTTAGAACAATAATAAGAAATGCTGAACAGCGTGCTGAAAATATTCTGAAAGAAAATATTGAGTTACTTCATAAACTTTCCAAAGAACTTCTTGAAAGAGAAATTCTTGATGGAGATGAAATTGATGCAATAATAAAAGGACAGGAGCTTCCGCCAGTCAAGAAACCGGAAAAATCTAATGGTGAAGAAGACATTCCTGATCATGTTAAGAAACTGATGGAACAGCGGAATAAAAAGGAAACTGCTCCTAAAGATGAATCCAATTGA
- the tilS gene encoding tRNA lysidine(34) synthetase TilS, with amino-acid sequence MNSTEQKVLRFIQSHSLIKTGDRILLALSGGPDSVFLLYFLKKFANKFRIELAAFHLNHSLRKSADREQKFCEQLCEELSIPFHSAKADVKSYAKKNKISVEEAGRIIRYDLLNDCAEKNYYTKIATAHNADDNAETVLLNISKGTGIKGIAGIPVFRENIIRPILCLRKSEIVSYLKEKKIKYVIDESNLSEEYERNFIRLKIIPELEKKINTGLVNSVLSTSLNLQSFNKYFDKFISQTQKKYSEDLIDEIRIKLTLFEKEDEFIQSEVIRKVLSDKFKLQTEQKDVEKIISLTKKQVGISESLKKNVIAIRERDFISIYSRNSHSENNIKIKAGETKKFSSGTISISKVDLSDVNLTPDKNIEYVDADLTGENFIIRKWKPGDKFNPIGMKGTKKISDYLNDIKTEAKEKKNQYVLGTKNKIVWVIAKRLDEKFKVTPETKNIYKLELIND; translated from the coding sequence ATGAACTCCACTGAACAAAAAGTTTTAAGATTCATTCAAAGTCATTCGTTAATAAAAACAGGAGATAGAATCCTTTTAGCTCTCAGTGGAGGACCGGATTCAGTTTTTCTACTTTATTTTCTGAAAAAGTTTGCAAATAAATTCCGAATCGAATTAGCAGCTTTTCACTTGAATCATTCATTACGAAAATCAGCAGATAGAGAGCAGAAATTTTGTGAACAATTATGTGAGGAGCTTTCAATTCCTTTCCATTCTGCCAAAGCTGATGTTAAATCTTACGCAAAGAAAAATAAAATTTCTGTTGAAGAAGCCGGCAGGATTATCCGATATGATTTATTAAATGATTGCGCAGAAAAAAATTATTACACTAAGATTGCAACTGCTCATAATGCCGATGACAACGCTGAAACAGTTCTGCTTAACATATCTAAAGGCACCGGAATAAAAGGTATTGCCGGAATTCCAGTTTTCCGTGAAAATATTATCAGACCGATTTTATGCCTCAGAAAATCCGAAATAGTTTCATATCTCAAAGAGAAAAAAATTAAATATGTGATTGATGAATCAAATCTTTCGGAAGAATACGAGAGAAATTTTATACGATTGAAAATCATTCCTGAGCTTGAGAAAAAAATAAATACGGGATTAGTTAATTCAGTGCTTTCAACATCATTAAACTTGCAGAGTTTCAATAAATATTTTGATAAGTTTATTTCACAAACTCAAAAAAAATATTCTGAAGATTTAATAGATGAAATAAGAATAAAATTAACTTTGTTTGAGAAAGAAGATGAGTTCATTCAATCTGAAGTAATAAGAAAAGTTTTATCCGATAAATTCAAACTACAGACTGAACAAAAAGATGTTGAGAAAATTATTTCACTAACTAAAAAGCAGGTTGGAATTTCAGAGTCTTTAAAGAAAAATGTTATAGCAATTCGTGAGCGGGATTTTATTTCAATCTACTCCAGAAACTCCCATTCTGAAAATAATATTAAGATTAAAGCAGGCGAAACTAAAAAGTTCAGCTCCGGAACAATTTCTATTTCAAAAGTTGATCTATCTGATGTTAATTTAACACCTGATAAAAATATTGAGTATGTTGATGCTGATTTGACAGGCGAGAATTTCATCATAAGAAAATGGAAACCAGGTGATAAGTTCAATCCGATTGGAATGAAAGGAACTAAAAAGATTTCGGATTATCTAAATGACATTAAAACTGAGGCAAAAGAAAAAAAGAATCAGTATGTTCTTGGAACAAAAAACAAAATAGTTTGGGTAATTGCAAAAAGACTTGATGAAAAATTTAAAGTTACTCCCGAAACAAAAAATATTTACAAACTTGAGCTGATAAATGACTAA
- a CDS encoding DUF2723 domain-containing protein: MNFLKKYFALITSLFVFIVYLFTLAPSVIQIDSGELAAVQSTLGIAHPTGYPLFTMLGYLFSFIPLPFTKIYQLNLLAALYSALAAGIFTITSKYILDNLNSFNIVKLQKSKKKNKVSPKDESSELNENQKIIFAVIAGLTLSLSKTFWFQSTSVEVYSLHLLLISLIAFLLLKAFVSDSTNNFSMRNYWIVFALGLSLGFSNHMTTLLILPGTAYLYFNKEKFTSQSFKKLASMISVFLILLVIIYSYLPIRASQNPHLNWGNPIDIERILRHISGFQYQVWLFSSTEAAKKQLEYFITNLPSEFFFSLILAVIGLINTFIKARKFFVFNLITFISTVIYSINYDISDIDSYFLLAYISFAFFNLFGLVKLYQIMIANKLNQMAVMLVLLLFPVSQFVKSFPEVDQSKTVVYENYTKSLLNSVPENAMILSYQWDYFISASYYFQFVEKFRPEIAIVDKELLRRSWYFNQLERNYPGLLSGVQTEVNLFLDALKPFERKENYNAALLENLYRRIIANLISTNYDKREVYIGPEIFDNEIQRGEINLPEGYKLVPHLFLFKVVKTDDYVDAPLPDFKLNFSERKDKYQTALNSIVGLMLVRRAYYEMQFNKPERAKLYLKKVAEEFPNTQIPQQLQYLILN, encoded by the coding sequence ATGAATTTTCTTAAAAAATATTTTGCGCTGATTACTTCCCTTTTCGTTTTCATAGTTTATCTTTTTACTCTCGCTCCTTCAGTAATTCAGATTGATAGCGGTGAACTTGCTGCAGTTCAGTCAACACTGGGAATTGCACATCCAACCGGCTATCCTTTATTTACTATGCTTGGATATCTCTTTTCTTTCATACCATTACCATTCACAAAAATTTATCAGCTTAATTTGTTAGCCGCTTTATATAGTGCTTTAGCTGCAGGCATATTCACAATTACCTCTAAATATATTCTAGATAATCTTAACTCTTTCAACATCGTAAAACTTCAAAAATCAAAGAAGAAGAATAAAGTCAGCCCAAAAGATGAATCATCAGAATTAAATGAGAATCAGAAAATTATATTTGCTGTAATTGCAGGATTAACATTGTCGTTAAGTAAAACATTCTGGTTTCAAAGTACATCTGTTGAAGTTTATAGTCTTCACCTTCTTTTAATCTCGCTTATCGCTTTTTTGTTATTGAAAGCTTTTGTAAGTGATTCAACAAATAATTTTTCAATGAGGAATTATTGGATTGTCTTTGCTCTTGGACTATCGTTGGGTTTTTCAAATCATATGACAACTCTATTGATTCTGCCCGGAACAGCTTATCTGTATTTCAACAAAGAAAAATTCACTTCGCAAAGTTTTAAAAAACTTGCTTCAATGATTAGTGTATTTCTGATTTTACTCGTGATAATATATTCATACTTACCAATTCGCGCGTCACAAAACCCGCATTTGAATTGGGGTAATCCGATTGACATCGAAAGAATTCTGAGACACATTTCAGGTTTTCAGTATCAGGTTTGGCTATTTTCTTCCACAGAAGCAGCTAAAAAACAACTTGAGTATTTTATTACAAATCTTCCATCGGAATTTTTCTTCTCTTTAATCTTAGCAGTTATCGGGCTTATTAACACATTTATCAAAGCAAGAAAGTTTTTCGTTTTCAATTTAATAACTTTTATTTCGACAGTAATTTATTCAATCAATTACGATATATCAGACATAGATTCATATTTTCTGCTTGCGTATATCTCATTTGCATTTTTTAATCTTTTCGGATTGGTAAAACTTTATCAAATAATGATTGCGAATAAACTAAATCAAATGGCTGTTATGTTGGTTTTACTTCTTTTCCCTGTTTCACAATTTGTAAAATCATTTCCTGAAGTTGATCAAAGCAAAACAGTTGTTTATGAGAATTACACAAAGTCTCTATTAAATTCAGTACCGGAAAATGCAATGATACTAAGTTATCAGTGGGATTATTTCATTTCAGCTTCTTACTATTTTCAGTTTGTTGAGAAGTTCAGACCAGAAATAGCAATTGTGGATAAAGAACTTTTAAGACGCTCCTGGTATTTCAATCAACTTGAAAGAAATTATCCGGGTTTGCTTTCAGGTGTTCAGACTGAAGTAAATTTATTTTTAGACGCACTTAAACCATTTGAAAGGAAAGAAAATTATAACGCTGCATTACTCGAAAATTTGTACAGAAGAATCATAGCAAATCTTATTTCAACTAATTATGATAAAAGAGAAGTTTACATCGGTCCCGAAATTTTTGATAATGAAATACAGCGTGGTGAAATAAATTTGCCGGAAGGATATAAGCTTGTTCCTCACTTATTTCTTTTCAAAGTTGTTAAAACAGATGATTATGTAGATGCACCGTTACCGGACTTTAAATTAAATTTTTCGGAAAGAAAGGATAAATATCAAACAGCACTTAATTCAATTGTAGGATTGATGCTTGTAAGAAGAGCTTATTATGAAATGCAGTTTAACAAACCGGAAAGAGCTAAATTATATTTGAAAAAAGTTGCTGAAGAATTTCCGAATACTCAGATTCCTCAGCAACTTCAATATTTAATACTTAACTGA
- the ribD gene encoding bifunctional diaminohydroxyphosphoribosylaminopyrimidine deaminase/5-amino-6-(5-phosphoribosylamino)uracil reductase RibD, which translates to MNDETYIQLTLEIAKRGSGFVSPNPMVGCVITKNNKIIGAGYHQKYGENHAEVNAINSAVEPLEGSTLYVNLEPCSHYGHTPPCVDKIIESKIKRVVIGTLDVNPLVSGNGVKKLKKAGIEVRVGVLEKECTELNKFFFKYITKKIPYVTLKIAQTLDGKIADDSNYSQWITSSEARKFVHSLRAEYDAVLIGRRTAEIDNPLLTVRLTEGRNPWRIVLDSNLKLNPDLKLFTQNTDGKTILITSKESISRKSKIKKLSGLGVRIIFVKRNGNGNLNLKSILKELAILEITSLLVEGGSEVFSSFLRQNLFDDVLLFISPKLLGSGIPAFNSIRINDLKKAYRFRVKHSELVGDDILLELTK; encoded by the coding sequence TTGAATGATGAAACTTACATACAACTAACACTTGAAATCGCAAAGCGGGGAAGCGGTTTTGTTAGTCCAAATCCAATGGTTGGTTGTGTTATTACTAAAAACAATAAAATCATTGGAGCAGGTTATCATCAGAAGTATGGTGAAAATCATGCTGAAGTTAATGCAATCAACTCTGCAGTCGAACCACTTGAAGGATCAACACTTTATGTAAATCTTGAACCTTGCAGCCACTACGGACACACTCCTCCTTGTGTAGATAAAATCATAGAATCAAAAATTAAACGGGTTGTAATTGGAACACTTGATGTAAATCCTTTAGTGAGTGGAAATGGAGTAAAAAAACTTAAGAAAGCTGGAATTGAAGTAAGAGTTGGCGTGCTTGAAAAAGAGTGTACTGAATTAAATAAATTTTTTTTCAAATATATAACAAAAAAAATTCCTTATGTAACATTAAAGATTGCACAAACACTTGACGGAAAAATTGCAGATGATTCAAATTATTCGCAGTGGATAACTTCCTCTGAAGCAAGAAAGTTTGTTCATTCACTCAGAGCAGAATATGATGCTGTATTGATTGGAAGACGAACTGCTGAAATTGATAATCCACTCCTGACTGTAAGATTAACTGAAGGAAGAAATCCCTGGCGAATAGTTCTTGATTCTAATTTAAAGTTGAACCCTGATTTAAAATTGTTCACACAAAACACAGACGGAAAAACTATATTAATTACATCTAAAGAATCAATTTCCAGGAAAAGCAAAATAAAAAAACTATCCGGACTTGGTGTCAGAATAATTTTTGTTAAACGAAACGGCAATGGCAATCTCAACTTAAAAAGTATACTGAAAGAATTAGCAATACTTGAAATTACATCATTGTTAGTAGAAGGTGGTTCAGAAGTTTTTTCTTCTTTCTTAAGACAAAATCTTTTCGATGATGTTTTACTTTTCATTAGTCCTAAACTTTTGGGAAGCGGAATACCGGCATTCAACTCCATCCGGATTAACGACCTTAAAAAAGCATATAGATTCAGAGTTAAACATTCAGAACTTGTCGGAGACGACATTCTACTTGAGCTGACCAAATAA
- a CDS encoding riboflavin synthase, with translation MFTGLVEEKGILKEKIPTGDGFQFEIQAEKVLDDLTIGSSIAVNGCCLTVVKRTEKTFSVDTIEETLNKTNLGVLKQGEKVNLERPLKADARLGGHFVLGHIDTTGRIEEIKELSNSHWMTISFPERFKQYLIYVGSVAIDGVSMTVAELKDSKFSVGIIPHTWKETIFSDKKVGDTVNLEFDVLGKYVERIMNNKTSEE, from the coding sequence ATGTTTACTGGTTTAGTTGAAGAAAAAGGAATATTGAAAGAAAAAATTCCAACCGGTGATGGTTTTCAATTTGAAATTCAGGCAGAAAAAGTCTTGGATGATTTAACTATCGGAAGCAGTATTGCTGTAAATGGTTGTTGCCTAACTGTAGTTAAAAGAACTGAAAAAACTTTTTCGGTTGATACTATTGAGGAAACACTTAACAAAACTAATCTTGGAGTCTTGAAGCAAGGAGAAAAAGTTAATCTCGAGAGACCTTTGAAAGCAGATGCAAGATTGGGTGGTCATTTTGTGCTTGGACATATTGATACTACAGGCAGGATTGAAGAAATTAAAGAGCTTTCAAATAGTCATTGGATGACAATTTCTTTTCCCGAGAGATTTAAGCAATATCTTATTTATGTTGGTTCAGTTGCAATTGATGGTGTTAGTATGACAGTCGCAGAATTGAAGGATAGTAAATTTTCTGTTGGAATAATTCCTCACACCTGGAAAGAAACAATTTTTTCCGATAAGAAAGTCGGAGACACTGTAAACCTTGAATTTGATGTCTTAGGAAAATATGTCGAAAGAATTATGAATAATAAAACTTCTGAAGAGTAG
- a CDS encoding OsmC family protein gives MATKKAFVKQVKGITFVGKTDSNHWITMDGPEEFGGSNAGIRPKELILISLAGCTGSDVASILSKKRVKLDGFEMNITADVAEEHPQVFTKINLEYVFYGKNLPVKEIERAIELSQTKYCSVTAMLQKAMPIEHSYRIVEE, from the coding sequence ATGGCAACTAAAAAAGCTTTCGTTAAACAAGTAAAGGGTATTACATTTGTTGGAAAAACAGATTCAAACCATTGGATTACAATGGATGGACCTGAAGAATTTGGTGGCAGTAATGCCGGTATTCGTCCAAAGGAACTAATTCTTATTTCATTAGCAGGTTGTACAGGAAGTGATGTGGCAAGCATTCTTTCAAAGAAACGAGTTAAACTTGATGGATTTGAAATGAACATTACTGCCGATGTTGCTGAGGAACATCCGCAGGTTTTTACAAAAATTAATCTTGAATATGTTTTCTACGGAAAAAATCTTCCTGTCAAAGAAATTGAAAGAGCTATTGAATTATCTCAAACAAAATATTGCAGTGTTACTGCAATGCTTCAAAAAGCTATGCCTATTGAACATTCTTACAGAATCGTTGAAGAATAA
- a CDS encoding dolichol kinase: MNPIDNGTIHYRDELVRKLIHLFSLSIPTIYYFIPKSVAIIILASLTAFALVVDVARYFHPEVGKIFYKIFGFLLRKHEVDHEKKNLNGATYVLISALIGVIIFPKVIFVTAFAILIISDTSAALIGRKFGKRPFLRKSFEGTLAFFISASIVILFTPKLTESFAEYMIGFVAAFIGAIVENISYGIADDNLSIPLSVGFIMWALYLIVFPNLDLILPNVPR, from the coding sequence ATGAATCCAATTGATAACGGAACAATCCATTACAGAGATGAGTTAGTCCGAAAACTAATTCATCTCTTTTCTTTATCTATACCAACGATTTATTACTTCATACCAAAATCTGTTGCAATTATAATTCTTGCAAGCTTAACTGCATTTGCATTGGTTGTTGATGTGGCGAGGTACTTCCATCCTGAAGTGGGAAAAATTTTTTATAAAATTTTCGGATTTTTATTGCGCAAACATGAAGTTGATCACGAAAAGAAAAATCTTAACGGCGCTACTTATGTTTTAATCTCTGCTTTAATTGGTGTAATCATTTTTCCGAAAGTAATATTTGTTACAGCATTTGCAATTCTTATCATTAGTGACACAAGCGCAGCTTTGATTGGACGGAAGTTCGGTAAAAGACCATTTTTAAGGAAAAGTTTTGAGGGAACTTTAGCTTTTTTCATTAGTGCAAGTATCGTGATTTTATTTACACCAAAATTAACAGAAAGCTTTGCTGAATATATGATTGGTTTTGTTGCTGCATTTATCGGAGCAATTGTAGAAAATATTTCTTATGGAATTGCTGATGATAATCTTTCAATCCCTCTCTCAGTTGGATTTATAATGTGGGCGCTTTATCTGATAGTTTTTCCAAATCTCGATTTAATTTTACCTAATGTACCGAGGTAG
- a CDS encoding DUF4837 family protein, which produces MKRIILISTVLMFVYLFNSCESKKFATGLEDEIYVVADSTEYQELYDALSQTFEIEINTPLPEKLFTLKRISPNQINQIQRKKNIVIVAPINSGSLTSQFINTIVDDSVKKLLSNEDFFVTKYDLWARNQLVTVISANGMQELEFKILKNKDKLLYAYQKISDDRLRESLYSAKYERKEIEGKLLRDFGWIIYVQADFKLAKTSPEDNFVWLRRAPGSDMERWIFVHWIDNASPEYLNVDSIKAIRNRITEKYYRTSDDSAYVLIAQDFFVSNEVNFKGRYAIFTQGLWDLNIKGMGGPFVNYTFYDEKSKRIYMLDGSVFAPKYFKRNLIQQMDVLLQSFMTKDELSKDRIEDLLNSIDESVKY; this is translated from the coding sequence ATGAAAAGAATAATTTTAATATCAACTGTATTAATGTTCGTTTATTTATTCAATTCTTGTGAAAGTAAAAAATTTGCCACCGGACTTGAAGATGAAATTTATGTGGTTGCTGATTCTACAGAATATCAGGAGTTGTATGATGCACTTTCTCAAACTTTTGAAATAGAAATAAATACTCCGTTGCCCGAAAAACTTTTTACACTCAAACGAATTTCACCAAATCAGATTAATCAAATACAGCGAAAGAAAAATATTGTAATCGTAGCGCCAATAAATTCCGGATCTCTAACATCACAATTCATTAATACTATTGTTGATGATAGTGTAAAAAAACTTTTAAGCAATGAAGATTTTTTTGTTACCAAGTATGACCTGTGGGCGAGAAATCAGCTTGTAACTGTCATTAGTGCAAATGGAATGCAGGAACTTGAATTCAAAATTCTTAAGAACAAAGACAAACTCTTGTATGCTTATCAGAAAATTTCTGATGACCGGCTTAGAGAAAGTCTTTACTCAGCTAAGTATGAGAGAAAAGAAATCGAAGGAAAATTATTAAGAGATTTTGGTTGGATAATTTATGTTCAGGCAGACTTTAAACTTGCCAAAACATCACCCGAAGATAATTTCGTCTGGTTAAGAAGAGCACCGGGAAGTGATATGGAGCGCTGGATTTTTGTTCACTGGATTGATAATGCATCACCTGAATATCTAAATGTTGATTCGATAAAAGCAATAAGAAACAGAATTACAGAAAAATATTACAGAACAAGCGATGACTCTGCTTATGTTTTAATCGCGCAGGATTTCTTTGTAAGTAATGAAGTTAATTTCAAAGGAAGATACGCCATCTTTACACAAGGACTTTGGGATTTGAATATTAAAGGAATGGGAGGACCATTTGTGAACTATACTTTTTATGATGAAAAGTCCAAAAGAATTTATATGCTTGACGGTTCAGTTTTTGCTCCAAAATACTTCAAGCGAAATTTGATTCAGCAGATGGATGTATTGCTTCAGTCATTTATGACCAAAGATGAATTATCAAAAGACAGGATTGAAGATCTTCTCAATTCAATAGACGAATCAGTTAAGTATTAA
- the hpt gene encoding hypoxanthine phosphoribosyltransferase, producing the protein MTNQTEKLIINGDTFVPLLSSEQIQSRVKELGSEISKEYVGKVPIFIGVLNGAFIFMSDLIKNVDIECEIDFFKLSSYGDSKISSGNVKLLKELNCDVNGRDIIIVEDIVDTGLSIKYIEELFSKHTPKSMKVVSLLVKPESLKYDVKIDYIGFRIPSQFVIGYGLDYQQKYRNLTSIYVLSE; encoded by the coding sequence ATGACTAATCAAACTGAAAAATTAATTATCAATGGCGATACCTTTGTTCCATTGCTTTCTTCAGAGCAAATACAGTCGAGAGTAAAGGAACTTGGTTCGGAAATTTCGAAAGAATATGTTGGTAAAGTTCCGATATTTATCGGAGTTCTGAACGGTGCTTTTATCTTTATGAGCGATTTAATTAAAAATGTTGATATTGAATGTGAAATCGATTTTTTCAAACTATCAAGCTATGGAGATTCAAAAATATCCTCCGGAAATGTGAAGTTGCTTAAGGAACTTAATTGCGATGTGAACGGAAGAGACATAATTATTGTTGAGGATATTGTCGATACAGGACTTTCGATTAAATACATTGAAGAGTTATTCTCAAAACATACGCCCAAAAGTATGAAGGTTGTATCGCTTTTGGTGAAACCTGAGAGTCTCAAATATGATGTAAAAATTGATTATATTGGCTTCAGGATTCCGAGCCAGTTTGTTATTGGTTATGGGCTGGATTATCAGCAAAAATACAGGAATCTTACTTCAATTTATGTTTTAAGTGAATGA